Below is a genomic region from Culicoides brevitarsis isolate CSIRO-B50_1 chromosome 2, AGI_CSIRO_Cbre_v1, whole genome shotgun sequence.
TAATTGTTTTCCAAAGTCAGGACTTACATTGCTGAAATTCTTTACAGCACGTTCTTGAAGGAATGGCGAAGCATTGCACAAGTGCCCAGCGATATTGTTTATCAAACGTTTCTTGGCATCAGCATCCAAAACTTTATTCCAAAAAATGCTTGCTTGCGAATAGTTGTCTTCATCGCCTGTGTCATAACGATTAACATCTCCAACAAGTTTATCATGCTTGCTATCGATCAATTTACGAGCACGCTCGCATTCAGCAGGCCCGCTAAACGAATTTGGGAAATAATTCGGTGCCCCTGCTTGATTGTCGCTGAAACACATTGGTCCATCACGTTGATAGTTCTTTACGGGACATTTGTATGGACAATTTACGGGTAATTGTAAATGATTTGCGCCAAGGCGATGGCGATGGGTATCTCCATACGAGAATAAACGAGCTTGTAACATTTTATCAGGAGACGGTAAAATTCCGGGAACCAAATGTCCTGGATTGAAAGCAATTTGCTCAACTTCAGCAAAGTAGTTATTTGGATTGCGATCCAATACCATTTTACCGACCTTAATTAAGGGATATTCAGCTTGAGGCCAAACTTTAGTTAAATCAAATGGATTGAATTTGCATTTCTCTGCTTGTTCGAAAGTCATTACTTGAATTGACATTGTCCAACTTGGATAATTGCCTTTCGCAATAGCATTGTAAAGATCTCGAATTGCATAATCTGGATCTTGTCCATCTAATTCTGCTGCGCGCTTAACATCCATGTTCTTGATTCCTTGATCCGTTTTGTAATGAAACTTGCAATAAAATGGTTCGCCTTTAGCATTGACAAGTTTAAAGGTATGTGAACCATATCCGTTCATGTGACGATAACCATCAGGGATCCCACGATCACCGAACAAGAACATGACTTGATGCGTTGTTTCAGGACGCAAAGTGATAAAATCCCAAAACATATCAGGGTCCTTCAAGTGAGTTGCAGGATTCCGTTTTTGAGTATGAATGAAACTCGGGAATAAAATTGGATctcgaatgaagaaaattggaGTGTTATTTCCTGTCAAATCCCATATACCGTCATCAGTATAGAATTTTACGGCGAAGCCACGAGGATCCCGTGCTGTATCAGATGATCCAGATTCTCCTCCAACAGTTGAACAACGAACTGCAATAGGAGTGCGTTTGCCAACCTTTTCAAACACTTTAGCAGCACAGTACTTGGTAATATCGTGCGTAACTTCAAAGTAACCGAAGGCTCCCGCTCCTTTAGCATGAACAACTCGTTCTGTaagttgattatttttatgaaaattttgcgtATCTTATGTCTGAGAAACTTTTGGTAAGAATTTCAACGAAACTTGAAAAAaggtataaattaataattttcccaTATTTTCTATACCAATTATGACTTCCATATCATGTGTACATATGTGTCTTCTCAAAATTTCCAAAGAAACCATTACCAAAAGTGCTCTTGTAtgaaaaacagattttttaactttatttacctGGAATACGTTCACGATCGAAATGAGTAATTTCATCGATGAAACTCACATCTTGCAACAAAACAGGTCCACGAGGTCCTGCAGTTTGCGTTGCAGTTTTTGTTCCAATTGGAGCCCCATTACCCGTTGTAACAACTCCAGGGGCCTGCAATAAacatgaacaataaaaaagtttgaataattaagcaaaaaaaaaaaatattaaatcaatggaaaaaaaaagtagcgaATAAAACACCTGCTAACATACAACCGAAGGACGTTCTGCTTCACACAATTTCAATTCGATTTAGTATAtaggttt
It encodes:
- the LOC134832049 gene encoding catalase-like, with the translated sequence MANRNPAENQLNNFKDTVKAPGVVTTGNGAPIGTKTATQTAGPRGPVLLQDVSFIDEITHFDRERIPERVVHAKGAGAFGYFEVTHDITKYCAAKVFEKVGKRTPIAVRCSTVGGESGSSDTARDPRGFAVKFYTDDGIWDLTGNNTPIFFIRDPILFPSFIHTQKRNPATHLKDPDMFWDFITLRPETTHQVMFLFGDRGIPDGYRHMNGYGSHTFKLVNAKGEPFYCKFHYKTDQGIKNMDVKRAAELDGQDPDYAIRDLYNAIAKGNYPSWTMSIQVMTFEQAEKCKFNPFDLTKVWPQAEYPLIKVGKMVLDRNPNNYFAEVEQIAFNPGHLVPGILPSPDKMLQARLFSYGDTHRHRLGANHLQLPVNCPYKCPVKNYQRDGPMCFSDNQAGAPNYFPNSFSGPAECERARKLIDSKHDKLVGDVNRYDTGDEDNYSQASIFWNKVLDADAKKRLINNIAGHLCNASPFLQERAVKNFSNVSPDFGKQLTEALNMKRTANL